A stretch of DNA from Octopus bimaculoides isolate UCB-OBI-ISO-001 chromosome 23, ASM119413v2, whole genome shotgun sequence:
tctatctatctatctatctatctatataaatgttagaggtaatacttgataattgtaagcaccttTGCATGCCAGCTGgtggtcgatatatatatatatatatatatatatatatatatatatatatatatggtaggagGATACGATACGCAGAGACGTGCTCTGAATGAATGTATTCTGCAGctaatgcatatttacatgtaacAAATTGTATTCTTATGGCATCTTTACTAATTACAAACTGTATTTTATACGTATtacatacgcacccacacaccGTACACACATGACTATGTACTAGCTtcacaatttaattaattaattatttttttttgttttgcttaatcaaggatttgtttatattttcgtaGTTTGTTCGGAGcagtaaaatttcaaaatctaccATGCAGCACATTTCTAGACCTTCTCAGCCACATGTTCAGAATAAAggtatattatcaatatattgctGTTCCTTGATAGTAGGCAGTGTATGTTATTCTGTAGGTGTCTAATCCACTAACGTTGAAATAAAGACTTGGACAATATATACTAGACGCAAGTATAAATACACGCCTGACTGATAGTATATAAATCAAGTGGTCGATAATGTAAACAGACCGGTTATGTCTAACCAATCACATTGGCTATGCCATTGGTAAACAAGAAGCAACTGGCACCAACTTAGTACCATCTTGAAGCTGACACTACGAAGGTTTAAAAATATCGATGATGGATTCAAGAAACTTACTGTTCCAAACAAACGGCAAGGAATGCAcatgaaaatatgacaaaaactACGGAAGAAAAACCGCTAGAAAACAGTCGGGTTTTTAATATACGTGTTTATGAGAAAAGCCTgttcctcatatatacatatcaatatatccatatatacaaatatatatatacaatacaaccatatatatatatatatatataaaccatttaaCAAATAGTCACAGCCAGTTGGACAGCTTACAGCGGACCCCTTGCACGGTACGCCGTAGTGAGACGTCACAACAATGACGACATATCGATGTCTGTATGGTCCGATAAAAAAAGGGATCTTATGAGAGTTGTCTTACTTGGCTATGACTTGCTTTCGGGTGTTTTTACACCAAGGGCGTTGAGAttatattctcttacgcctaaaaAACGCGGCCGCCCGACAAACTAACAACGCACATACCTTGTATATGTGTTCGACTTTTGTTTACATATCTACAGCTGCTTCTAATTGAtatctcaaatatatatgtaagtatgtgtatatatatatatatatatatatatatatatatatatatatatgtatggtgtaccTCAATGGAAGATATGTCAACAAAGCAATTAGGGCTCAATACCAACAAATTTGGAGAAGACCCTTATAAAATTCAAGTAATCACAAAAAACAAATTATCGATATTTTGAGTCCTTTATTACAATCGTTTCAATGATCGCATAAGATCGTTGAAACGTCCGTATCAATAATTTGTTTCCCGTAatttctacatgtgtatgtgtgtttgttcccttaACTtagctgttagaaataacaaaactGCTGGGCTGAAATATTTCCTTGGGTCCATATGGAGGCTGTGCCCAagcattatttttaaagaatatttgcttttattccaGTAGACATTTGCTGGCGTTAGTAATCTTGAAGGGCGCTGTCATCTTCAAGAGTTTATTCGATCAAAACATAATTCACTTCGATCCTATCTTATCGATTTTCTAGTATTTTCTTggtactttcatcatcattagtataTGATCACCACATCAAGTTGCACTATTCTTTCCTCATATACAGGTCACACAGCTACAAGTCCTCTCTGAAGTGACGAGTATCGTAACACCCGACCTTGTTGCAGACTGACTATAAAGCCCAGGTACTTTATTGATCAGTACTTATATGTTTCATGTACTTTGTTTTTGGTCCCTTTAGTTTCATATTCCACACCCCCCTCTTCTCTTCGTGCCCATCTCTTTATTGTTACTCCCACTATTCCTTTATCCTTTCTTATAACATCACCACAAGTAACGACACTACCACCATCCTATTCCTCCTCTTTCCATCACTCTCAACCTTTTACTCCTCCTTCAACAATTCTTCCGCCTCCTCCATTTCCACCTTACAATGCTTCTTTCCTCTTCATTTCTAATTCTCCCTCCCCCCGTCCTCTTCTttatttctcctctttctctttcccgtAATATTATAACTCCACCCTCGCCGTCTCTCCATTTCTCGCCCTCCCCTTCTTCATTCATTcgctactactcctactactacccCAACTTCCTCTCACCTAttgttttctcttctcctccCGCACTCCCCTTCCTCTTGCCGCACCTCAGAATCTCCGGAAGTCTCTCCAACCAGTATGTTCTCTCCTTCGCCTGTTCCTCTTCTTCGACTTCTTCCTCTGCCGACGcttgtttctcttcctcttcttcctcttcttcgtgTTCTTCGATTTGTGCCACTGACTGGAATTCGGTGAGTCCTGGGTGGACGAAGGTCCGGCTATCTGACACGAACCTTTGCTGACCACACTTATTTTCCGGTCGGCTACACAAGCCGCCACTCTCATGTGACAACGTGATTTATAGGTGGTGAAGTCATCACCACAGACCTCTCTTCGCCTACGTCGGCACATGTAGATACTTGGACACGAGCACAGGGGAAGACCCTGCAAATTTATCTTACACACCTTGAATTTCGGACATTTTACCTTCTCGCAGGCGttatctgaaaataaagaaaaaaaaattattaaaaacaagaacaacaacaatgaaataataaggacttcaaattttggcacaaggccagcaatttcgggtgaggggataggtcgattacatcgatcctaacatcaaacagtacttattttatcgaccccgaaaggatgagagcaaagtcgacttcgacggaatttgaactcaaaacgcatttcgaccggcgtgctaacgactctgccagctcggtTGCTTTAAATAAGATACCAAAGCATAGTTCCGATCTACGGACCTCTGGGTTATGGACCCAGTACGCTCCCACTGCACAACTCTGCttcacgataataataataataataataataataataataataataataataataataataataataataataNNNNNNNNNNNNNNNNNNNNNNNNNNNNNNNNNNNNNNNNNNNNNNNNNNNNNNNNNNNNNNNNNNNNNNNNNNNNNNNNNNNNNNNNNNNNNNNNNNNNNNNNNNNNNNNNNNNNNNNNNNNNNNNNNNNNNNNNNNNNNNNNNNNNNNNNNNNNNNNNNNNNNNNNNNNNNNNNNNNNNNNNNNNNNNNNNNNNNNNNNNNNNNNNNNNNNNNNNNNNNNNNNNNNNNNNNNNNNNNNNNNNNNNNNNNNNNNNNNNNNNNNNNNNNNNNNNNNNNNNNNNNNNNNNNNNNNNNNNNNNNNNNNNNNNNNNNNNNNNNNNNNNNNNNNNNNNNNNNNNNNNNNNNNNNNNNNNNNNNNNNNNNNNNNNNNNNNNNNNNNNNNNNNNNNNNNNNNNNNNNNNNNNNNNNNNNNNNNNNNNNNNNNNNNNNNNNNNNNNNNNNNNNNNNNNNNNNNNNNNNNNNNNNNNNNNNNNNNNNNNNNNNNNNNNNNNNNNNNNNNNNNNNNNNNNNNNNNNNNNNNNNNNNNNNNNNNNNNNNNNNNNNNNNNNNNNNNNNNNNNNNNNNNNNNNNNNNNNNNNNNNNNNNNNNNNNNNNNNNNNNNNNNNNNNNNNNNNNNNNNNNNNNNNNNNNNNNNNNNNNNNNNNNNNNNNNNNNNNNNNNNNNNNNNNNNNNNNNNNNNNNNNNNNNNNNNNNNNNNNNNNNNNNNNNNNNNNNNNNNNNNNNNNNNNNNNNNNNNNNNNNNNNNNNNNNNNNNNNNNNNNNNNNNNNNNNNNNNNNNNNNNNNNNNNNNNNNNNNNNNNNNNNNNNNNNNNNNNNNNNNNNNNNNNNNNNNNNNNNNNNNNNNNNNNNNNNNNNNNNNNNNNNNNNNNNNNNNNNNNNNNNNNNNNNNNNNNNNNNNNNNNNNNNNNNNNNNNNNNNNNNNNNNNNNNNNNNNNNNNNNNNNNNNNNNNNNNNNNNNNNNNNNNNNNNNNNNNNNNNNNNNNNNNNNNNNNNNNNNNNNNNNNNNNNNNNNNNNNNNNNNNNNNNNNNNNNNNNNNNNNNNNNNNNNNNNNNNNNNNNNNNNNNNNNNNNNNNNNNNNNNNNNNNNNNNNNNNNNNNNNNNNNNNNNNNNNNNNNNNNNNNNNNNNNNNNNNNNNNNNNNNNNNNNNNNNNNNNNNNNNNNNNNNNNNNNNNNNNNNNNNNNNNNNNNNNNNNNNNNNNNNNNNNNNNNNNNNNNNNNNNNNNNNNNNNNNNNNNNNNNNNNNNNNNNNNNNNNNNNNNNNNNNNNNNNNNNNNNNNNNNNNNNNNNNNNNNNNNNNNNNNNNNNNNNNNNNNNNNNNNNNNNNNNNNNNNNNNNNNNNNNNNNNNNNNNNNNNNNNNNNNNNNNNNNNNNNNNNNNNNNNNNNNNNNNNNNNNNNNNNNNNNNNNNNNNNNNNNNNNNNNNNNNNNNNNNNNNNNNNNNNNNNNNNNNNNNNNNNNNNNNNN
This window harbors:
- the LOC106882909 gene encoding agrin, whose amino-acid sequence is MEYFTGHSVLLAASTHYGPQRLKSSRMFSLVTLSTVLQLLLLLLLGCIQTTDAGQLLSRGCELKCKNCPQLQFCTGEVVKDHCGCCQVCSSDLYQPHVRLTPLPNKNNACEKVKCPKFKVCKINLQGLPLCSCPSIYMCRRRRREVCGDDFTTYKSRCHMRVAACVADRKISVVSKGSCQIAGPSSTQDSPNSSQWHKSKNTKKRKKRKRNKRRQRKKSKKRNRRRREHTGWRDFRRF